The Tenebrio molitor chromosome 2, icTenMoli1.1, whole genome shotgun sequence DNA segment AACCCCATGCAAGTTAGAGGAAACCAAACAAGCCGTCGGGGCCGGCCTCCACCGGGTCGCAGGTGGAACCCGTCCCGTGGGATGGATTAGTGACAACGTAAACGGGTCCGGGTGGTTTTCCGTCGCTCTAAAACACTCTTACCGGCGGCGAAACTTTCCGACGCACCTCCGGCGGGCCCCGCGCGGACCCGGGGCCCTTCCGCGGGGCGCACTGCTGCGGCTTTAAAAAAACTGACACGTTCACGGGCGACGATGAGCGGGCAAGTGGCGCGGCCAGACACGGCGGAACAGCTGAGAGGACCCGTTCCAACAATACAGAGCTCATCTGGGTACAGCCCCAAAAATAACATACACCTTTCCTCGTGCATTATGCAAGCCTCTCCATGCCAAGACGCGAAAGTCGCGCTGCATCCACCGGCAGGACCGCGACGCGCCCGCATATAATTAGCGAAAATATTTAGATCACCGGGACGTGCAGAAGTTCAACGGCGACGAAGGTCGCAACCCTCCGCATGCGACGACCGACACCGCACCACAAACCGCCGCGACGGCCGACCCGCACGGGACCACCCCCGGATTTCGGTAAATATAATGCAAATTAAAAGTGGACGCAAATCAAATTAGCTGCCATTATGTAAGACGGCGTGTGCGCAGCCGCGCGCCGCAACGCAAAAGCAGGAATTGGATGCGGTTCGGCCGCAGCTGACGCTCTCGCCACTAGATGACACCGCGACCTGAAATCCTCCTCGTCGCTGGCTGATCCCGGAGCCGATCATGGATAATTGAtccgattttatttattttacatcaCGACCTGCCGTCCTTCTTCGACCAAGGTCGAAAATTGCGTGCCGAAAAAATTACTCAAAACAATCCCGCCGGTGTAATTTTAAAGGCGCACCTGTGTACATTATAAATTCGTGATTATACACCGGAAAACGCAAATTTCGACTGGTTAAAGATCAGATTTGTTCCCTCGCCCATTCGACTTCGATTGTTTTGTCAAATCAGTTCTTTCAACACGGATTCCTATTTTTCGACTCGCACAAAAGCACTATTCACCGCAACCCCCTTTCAGGGTGGTATCACGTTTGCTCTTTTTCCGCGATAAAAATAACCGAGTCGTATCGTATTATTTCGGTCGTAATTGTCGCAGTGGTTATTAAATTTGTCGTCCTTATCGAACACATAAATTCCGCCTTCATTGTTGACGTCGACAGAGAGCAGAAATACGATTCTACGAATAAgagatgtttttaaattttattttcgatcaaACACACGATTCAAAGAATCTTTTATGTAACTCCACATTTCATTCAAGTTTCTGTATCCggacaaattacaaaaagaatGAAATGGGGATCTCTATTAAATTATCTGTTCCTCGATTACAATTTTGCATCACATGTCCAAACAAGTTCTTATCGGCGCTATTCTACAAACCCCGTGACAAAAATGTCTTCATTTTCAGTCTACCGTTCAAGTTTCTGTCAATTTCGACAGacccttaatgaaaatggTAATTTTACGTAGTCACAAGCGGACAAAAAGttactctttttcggacgctgaccgtggcgccatctgttggtctatttagtaagttaacaaggaaaccgacaaaaccgataattgtcctgtcaccataaattatgtaaataagtaaccgtattgcaaatagtaaagttctagttttgttggcaagctgataacaaatatgtaccagaaaaaaaatttgttaatattaaatttatctatttgaaaaaggtagatacaaaataaatttgtactttttccaatgatgccttttgctttgtagttcgtgagattgtctaaaaaataatgtggACCTCTGTGCTCGCCTGataagcctcggctgcgcctcggcccgAAAATTCAGACTCGAATGAAAAAGGTGCACTTTCGGCCTTGGTACAGAAATAGCTGTTCTAGGGACACTTTGAGAGTTAGAAAAGTTATCAGTAAAATTCCACCACCtctgttttcaaaatattgaaCCCAAAAATGTTTCCCAAgagattttgtttttaaacgtCTGCAAGGTCCACCGTTATaagtgaaacgtatttctagTAAGTGGAATCGTTTAACAAGTCTTACAATTGTGAACCACAAATTCCGGAGAATGTTTGGTGCTTCAGTTTGGGTAACCTTCAACGGGAGCTTACGCTTGGAGCCATTTTCATCTCTTTCATGTTAACGTCAGAAACATTACTTGGGAGGTAATTCGCTCGATATGAAATTATGGAACAATAAACATGTCGTTGCGCTTTAAATTATCGAGAAGATTGTGATTTATGGCACATAAAACGTCTCCATCGAGACCAAGATCTGTCCGCTAATTTTAACATAAATTCCTTTattctcaaaaataaaatgtggatCGGCACTGCACCATGTGGAGCCACAAGCTATTTTTTCGATCACTCTTCCGTTCTATTTAAActctaattaaaattaattccgCAAGGGTATCTCCACCATCGCCTAATTAGGCTCTCGtgttaaattcaaaatatccATTTgggtatttaaatttttgcaagGTGTTCCCATTTATCACCCTTTGTGACACGTGTCACCACGTGAAAAATATCGCAGAAAcggtaaaaaaattgtttttgatttggcacaagaaattgcaaaaaatcgaATAGCACAGCGGATTTGGGAGTCGTACGAGACACAACAATTCCACTAACAAATTACCTTATCTTCTGTTATCTAATTTCGCGAGTATTTTGCAAACGCGATTTGCATAAACATcacataaatacatattaagtAGTAGCAATTATAAATCGTTGTGAAAATAATTGCGTTGATTAAAGCCACACAATTTTTTGCCGCGTCAAACACCGCCGACTTTTTTGGTGATGcacaatattttgaaaaactccACCACAAGAAAACAAGATGCTCCACTTCCTGCTTTCGATCACAGTTGAATTCACTTCCGGTATTACCGGATATCGGCTTCCGAATGTGCCATAACCCGTTTAATACAAGATCCCGACATCCTGTTGCCCCGCCCCGAGTCCTGGAAGGTGTTGGCCACAGCGAATCACccttcttgcttttctttctcGTTCGATTCAGTAAAATCACGCAAACGTGAACGAGGTGAAGTCTCAGACTCCTGTTGTACACGATCTCGGGTTCTATGGATGGAGCTTGCGAAAACCTCGGCGTACAAGAACCGCAAGAATTTTCTTTCAACGCGTTTCATTAAGCGTCAGAGTTTGTGATCTGTAGAGACGACGACTTCCTCTTCATTCCGAGTCAAAGACACACGCTAATAGTTCTTGGAAGTCTTTCTCGCAATCTTCAAGGTTAAATAATATTGTAACAAGATAATGCGCGCCGCCACACAACTGTTATAGTACACTGAACAAACTACAAAGCTCCCATAGTCTCAAAACAAAACGTTGCCATATTAGCATCGCAACACTGGAGTCCAGATGAAGTTGTTGGGGTTTTATTAcgtatttcatttttcttcgACACGATCCTTGCACCAGACGTACTTCGTTCATTTTAATCACACAAGCTCttccttcaaaaaattgtttggatCGTTTTGGCCAAAGTCTCGTCTGGATGTTAACAAAAGGGGGGAAAAACAGATTTGCACTTCCGCTCCATTAAGACCGTTCCGTGTCATTAAAGTTCTTTCCTTGCGGCGTAGATTTTTTGTCCGTAAAGCTCGACAATGATTGTTTCCTCGACTTGTCATTATGATAATCCTGCATTAACCAGAAACATGATCTGGGTAGGTCAAGGTTTGTAAACGATTTTGAATAATAATCCGGTCGAAAATCCGTGCCGAATAAACGGAATCCTCTCTGATGCGCCAAATCCAGTCGAATCATTATTCATCGATTTGATATCGGTTTAATTGACGGACTCGCACAAAATTAATAAGCAGATGCGTATCTTTTGACGTCATCAGCCACAACACTCCGGCCATGTCGCCTCGTGCTCTTTTCTTTTGCGAAATTTATCTGTGAGAGATAAATCGGGGCGGCGACGAAAACTCCACTTAATTTGTGTCGTATCGCGTTTCACTCTCCCTtttcggcggcggcggcgataAAAGTGACGTCCTGCATTCGCCCCGGAGGAAGCGGAGACGGCGTCCGGGACGAAACGTCCCCGTGATCGATCTCCAAGGATAATTTTAGACCAGCGACGCGCCACTCCAACCGGAAGGAGTGATCGGCCACCCTGTCCGCTCTATTTTCGATCCTTCTGTTTCTGTTGATATTCCGATGGGAAACGTCGCGTCGCACCCATAATACCGGCGATAATGGTCGATTAATGGAGACGTGATGGTCGGTACGTGCACCGGCACGTCAAACGCGGCGACTCCTGGTGCTGGCGATGGGAAGAAACTGAGATACCACCAGCTGTGTTCACTGCTCGAGTTTAGAGTCAACACAGGGTGGTCCCCAGCACCTCCCCATCTAGACCGTTTTTGTCCCGGCGGACCATCGATCACGATCGAGCCATTTCCTCCTGTCCCGAGTGTCCTTCTCTACTACCGGAACTCGAATTGCTCTCTTCATTTCCAACAGCAAAAACAAAGAGACGCCAACTTATGCAAATCGCACGACACTATAAATATCTCTTGGTGGGATCGCTTCTCCAAAAAAAGCTAGGAGCGGCATCCTTCACGGCGAATTCTATCGATACCCAAAAGTTCAGTGGCCAATTTGATATTTGTTTTCTTCGGGCGAAGGTCGCGCCATTTCTTGTTCAACAACACTTTGTTCCAAAGTGCAGGTCCGACAGTTTCCTGCACCACGACGATCAAACCGTCCCAAACACGTCATAAAACTAATTAACGCACTCTATCTCTAATCTAGAATCTGAAACATCTTCCAAAGTGCCTAGATCTATCTCGCAGCGATCTACAAACCCTCGTGTTCCGATAAGGGAAAGCACCGAATCAAGACCTCTGCACCCTTCGGCGTCCCGCAAGGACCAACACCTGTCCCTCTGCTGTCGCGTGCGTTACAATCTCGTGTTTCCTTTCGGTGGTGTAACGACCGATACAGCGAACGCATCGcattaaaatgcaaatttcacgCGATAAATCCAATGCGGGCTGTTATTTAATGGGTTACACTTACAGTCTGCTCGACGGTTCCATGGCGGCTTCGTCACCCTCGATGCGGTAGACTTTCCCCGACATGACGTACTCGAAGCTGTCGGCACGCGAACCCTCCGTTTCCAAGCCTTGGGGGTTCCAGTCGCCGCTGTCGGGGTAGCCGTCTTCGCGCAGGGTTGTCGCCAAGACCAGACGGAACTTGTCACCTGGAAACAATACCaacagttttcaaatttgaaccGGACACGAGATCGATGTTGCAACATTGTCTTCTATTTGTTTTGACGTTGCGTCGTGACACAAACGGTGTTAGATAAtcgaaaaatgtaattagacTAGTTTAGTGTGCGAAGCGCAGTTATTATCTTGGATTAGTTCGACTGCGTTATCTTTATAAACATTCAATTTGTTGATATAATTCCCCAGATAGCGAGCAcataaaaaattccaaattgtAGTGTCATGGACCAGTTTTATTGGCAATTCCCAACAGATGCAACATTGCTGCAATAAAATTCTCCCTATCGAACCAACGCAGCAACGTACAAAAAATCAACTgtgcaaattttgaaaacattctGGTACATGCGAACCCTTCAACGTTGTCGTTCTTTGGGCGTCTTACTTGTAGAGATAAGATTAGTACATTTCTGAGCAAAGTGAGGTGATTTCGAGTGTCAAAAATTGCTAAAATCTTATCCCCCGATCGTTGAAGTGGCCACATCCGGGAAAATGTCAGAGCTCCTCGGCAAGatctgaatttaaaaaactcgGACGTGTTTCCGCGAGAAAATTATTGCTCGGGGGAAAAACTATGAGACTCGATTCTTGGAAGCAAATTGAGAGAGAACTCTGTTAATAATTCCGGGATTCCGGGAAATAACCCTTGGTTGAAATTGAGTTTAATCCGATGTTGCTCCGGGAAAAACACCGCCGACTCGGTCTGCTACCAAGTATTAATTCCAGAAATGTTTTCAGGCAAATGATGAGCACGTCGagctgaaaaatttaaatagaaacGACGATTCGCGAAGACCGTCgcacataataaataattaaaaagtcgttatcgacaattattttcaaatcgaaagcaaaaaaaaatcctctaACGACTTAATCACGAGTAATTAATTTggcttgtttatttttttatatgacattttttgcaccttgagataacaataaattattcgtCCAATTAGagagatttttgtcacaaagATTTACTACTGGTGATGGTGAGAAAGCTGTTTAATTgagtttcataaattttataaaaagcaCGGAGAACAGGACGAATCGAGTGTCACACAAAAACAGCGCTGATTCAATTTCAAGTGATAAATAATTTGCCAACAGATGTACTGACTGCACTGATCTACATCAGCGAAATTACATGGCACGAGCTATTAATTAACCAAAATCTCGTGTCGAATAAAACGAGTAACATCAATTCCTGGGTGAAATTCTTCCGTGATTGCATCGCCGCCTGTACGCAGCTGCGCTTCTCAAAACTTAAATTTGAAGTCATTCCCGGACAAATTAACGCACCAATTTGTAAGCCTCAACGCCAATCAGGCGTCGGTAATagtgttcaaaaaaatttgtggtCAAGTGGGATGGttttgcttttgtttcagTTAACGTAACTGTCAAACcgcaaatgtcaaatgtcaccCATTCGGCGAACGCGCAGTGAAAAAAACAGTTCCTTTTAGAACTGATTAACAACATTTTTCCCTGGTTTCTTGGTCATGGTGATCAAAGTGTATCCGAAGAAAATGCTTACGAGCTAAGAAGCGACGTGCGTTTGTAAAAGAGAGGAAATCACGGCCTGGTGGAGCAGAAATTCTTTGAACGCTCGTTGGTTGCGTAGGGgttaataaaatgcaaatataAATTAGCCGATTTGTCGGGGAAGGTTGAAAATATTCTTCTGGAGTTTTGAGATTTTgcacaaataatattttcgtaGA contains these protein-coding regions:
- the Polr2H gene encoding DNA-directed RNA polymerases I, II, and III subunit RPABC3 isoform X4; translation: MDLILDINSWLYPMELGDKFRLVLATTLREDGYPDSGDWNPQGLETEGSRADSFEYVMSGKVYRIEGDEAAMEPSSRLAAYVSFGGLLMRLQGDANNLHSFEVDQHMFLLMKKIFM